The Pyrus communis chromosome 2, drPyrComm1.1, whole genome shotgun sequence genome includes a window with the following:
- the LOC137725782 gene encoding ABC transporter G family member 1-like has protein sequence MASTINFNVHHKATEHEYGSAALEVETQVNNIDLAVLPRAGGGGGAGIQNNNHAKILEEGVLLTWEDVWVTVVSKKNNSIGSSSRSILQGLTGYAKPGELLAIMGPSGCGKSTLLDALGGRLNSNTRQTGKILINGHKQSLAYGTSAYVTQDDTLMTTLTVKEAVYYSAQLQLPDSMTKSEKKERAEVTIREMGLQDAMNTRIGGWGVKGISGGQKRRVSICIELLTRPKLLFLDEPTSGLDSAASYYVMSRIANLDKGDGTPRTIVTSIHQPSSEVFQLFNSLCLLSSGRTVYFGPASAANQFFTLTGFPCPTLQNPSDHFLKTINKDFEQDIEQGVTTPTEIAIDTLIRSYKESETYQQVHIQVAELCKQDFGEKLEKRSHAGFLTQCLVLTKRSFVNMHRDRGYYWLRLAIYIFMTLGLGTVYHELGHGYRSIQARGSLLMFISTFLTFMAIGGFPSFVEDMKVFERERLNGHYGVCAFAFGNTFSSVPFLVMISLIPGAIVYYLAGLQTGFEHFVFFSCVLFACMMLVESLMMIVASIVPNYLMGIIAGAGIQGLMMLSGGFFQLPSDIPGPVWKYPMYHIAFHKYAYQGLFKNEFKGTMFPASEAGGPFTLSGEQILRDIWQVEMGYSKWVNVAVLLGMVVLYRILFLVIIKTTEKVKTVKAALLSTSPKQSMQVLANPSSTPVHGENHLHNVI, from the exons ATGGCTTCTACTATTAATTTCAATGTCCACCACAAAGCTACTGAGCATGAATATGGTTCAGCAGCACTGGAGGTTGAAACACAAGTTAATAATATTGATCTAGCAGTACTGCCAAGAGCTGGCGGAGGAGGAGGTGCCGGAATCCAAAACAACAACCATGCAAAGATATTGGAGGAGGGTGTTTTGCTGACATGGGAGGACGTGTGGGTGACAGTAGTTTCCAAGAAAAATAACAGTATTGGTAGCAGCAGCAGATCAATCCTGCAAGGTCTAACCGGTTATGCCAAGCCTGGGGAGCTCTTGGCTATAATGGGCCCTTCTGGCTGTGGCAAGTCCACTCTTCTTGATGCTTTAGGAG GGAGACTGAATTCAAACACAAGGCAAACAGGGAAGATCCTAATCAATGGGCATAAACAATCACTGGCTTATGGAACTTCG GCATATGTCACACAAGATGATACTTTAATGACGACATTAACCGTTAAAGAAGCAGTATATTACTCTGCTCAGCTGCAACTGCCAGACTCCATGACCAAGtcagagaagaaagagagagcagAAGTTACAATTAGAGAGATGGGTTTGCAGGACGCCATGAACACAAGGATTGGAGGTTGGGGAGTTAAAGGCATAAGTGGTGGCCAAAAGAGAAGAGTCAGCATTTGCATTGAGCTTCTCACACGGCCTAAACTTCTATTCCTCGACGAACCGACAAGCGGCCTTGACAGTGCAGCTTCTTATTATGTCATGAGCAGAATTGCAAATCTTGATAAAGGTGATGGAACTCCAAGGACTATTGTTACATCCATCCATCAGCCTAGCTCTGAAGTCTTTCAACTTTTCAATAGTCTTTGTCTGCTGTCTTCTGGAAGAACTGTTTATTTTGGTCCTGCTTCTGCAGCAAATCAG TTTTTCACTTTAACTGGTTTCCCATGCCCAACTCTCCAAAATCCATCGGATCACTTCCTTAAGACCATAAACAAAGATTTTGAGCAG GACATTGAGCAAGGCGTAACCACACCAACAGAAATAGCAATTGATACTCTAATAAGATCCTACAAAGAATCTGAAACCTATCAGCAAGTTCACATACAAGTAGCTGAACTATGTAAACAG GACTTCGGTGAAAAATTGGAGAAGAGAAGCCATGCTGGCTTTCTTACACAATGTCTCGTACTTACAAAAAGATCATTCGTGAACATGCATAGAGATCGAGGCTACTATTGGTTGCGCCTGGCTATATACATCTTCATGACTCTAGGCCTCGGTACTGTCTATCATGAGCTTGGACATGGTTATAGATCCATTCag GCAAGAGGCTCGCTGCTCATGTTCATATCTACTTTTCTAACTTTCATGGCCATTGGTGGATTCCCTTCCTTTGTGGAAGACAtgaag GTATTTGAAAGAGAAAGACTAAACGGGCACTACGGTGTCTGTGCATTTGCTTTTGGCAACACATTTTCTTCTGTTCCTTTCTTGGTAATGATTTCTTTAATTCCCGGGGCAATAGTTTATTACCTTGCTGGACTTCAAACCGGATTCGAacactttgttttcttttcttgtgtgTTATTTGCTTGCATGATGTTGGTTGAGAGTCTTATGATGATAGTTGCTAGTATTGTGCCCAATTACCTCATGGGGATAATAGCTGGTGCTGGAATTCAAGGGCTTATGATGTTATCTGGTGGATTTTTCCAATTACCAAGTGATATTCCGGGACCGGTGTGGAAGTACCCAATGTACCACATTGCCTTCCACAAGTACGCATACCAGGGATTGTTCAAAAATGAATTCAAAGGAACAATGTTTCCGGCAAGTGAAGCCGGAGGGCCGTTCACCCTTAGCGGCGAGCAAATTTTGAGAGATATATGGCAAGTGGAAATGGGATATTCTAAGTGGGTGAATGTTGCTGTGTTGTTAGGGATGGTAGTTCTATATCGAATACTGTTCTTGGTTATCATCAAGACTACAGAGAAGGTGAAGACTGTTAAAGCAGCTCTTCTGTCAACGTCTCCTAAGCAAAGCATGCAAGTATTGGCCAATCCCTCCTCTACCCCCGTGCATGGAGAGAACCACTTGCATAATGTCATATGA